One genomic window of Leptospira perdikensis includes the following:
- a CDS encoding cyclic nucleotide-binding domain-containing protein: MNILEFMQNISTQVYLRGDVIFREGDPHDGSMYCIMSGMFAVTKRMPDGAQEVIKGLGPGEFFGELSLLTRRPRAMTISVVSANARVGILRDDQFEKLARINTHFLLQLTKSTVEKLHRAEARLTELDKMLEEIKKEEEK, encoded by the coding sequence ATGAACATTTTGGAATTTATGCAAAATATCTCTACGCAAGTGTATTTGCGAGGAGATGTGATCTTTCGTGAAGGAGATCCACATGATGGAAGTATGTATTGTATCATGAGTGGAATGTTTGCCGTCACCAAACGAATGCCAGATGGAGCTCAAGAAGTCATAAAAGGTTTAGGGCCTGGCGAATTTTTCGGGGAACTTTCGCTTCTCACAAGAAGGCCGAGGGCTATGACCATAAGCGTAGTTTCCGCCAATGCACGGGTCGGAATCCTTCGAGATGATCAGTTCGAAAAATTGGCTCGGATCAATACTCATTTTCTATTGCAACTGACCAAAAGTACTGTCGAAAAACTTCATAGAGCAGAGGCAAGGCTCACCGAACTGGACAAAATGTTAGAAGAAATCAAAAAGGAAGAAGAAAAATGA
- a CDS encoding Crp/Fnr family transcriptional regulator → MSIDHLRKYITEVRIDHFAEGTKVFSEGEDCNGKMFFVFAGQLQVFKRKANGEDQYVRDIKPGEFFGEMALVFPSPRAATVLASAEDTKVGIITKEIFLAMGHESPGFLSVILHSIINRLTSIEDQITERQLELHTLINLMPSLQKAPLTTETVTTDEEKTQDSTGTEEKAE, encoded by the coding sequence ATGAGTATCGACCATTTGCGAAAGTACATCACCGAAGTCCGAATCGACCACTTTGCCGAAGGAACCAAGGTTTTTTCAGAAGGCGAAGATTGTAATGGTAAGATGTTCTTTGTATTTGCCGGCCAACTCCAAGTTTTCAAACGAAAGGCTAACGGCGAAGATCAATATGTTCGCGATATCAAACCGGGGGAATTCTTTGGAGAGATGGCACTCGTATTTCCTTCACCGAGAGCTGCAACTGTTCTTGCCTCTGCCGAAGATACAAAAGTAGGAATTATTACAAAAGAAATCTTTTTGGCGATGGGTCATGAAAGCCCAGGATTTCTTTCCGTCATCCTCCATAGTATCATCAACCGCCTAACATCTATCGAAGATCAAATCACAGAAAGACAACTAGAGTTACATACGCTGATCAACCTAATGCCTTCTTTACAGAAGGCGCCTCTTACCACAGAAACCGTCACAACCGATGAGGAGAAAACACAAGATTCGACAGGAACAGAGGAGAAGGCCGAGTGA
- a CDS encoding PilZ domain-containing protein, whose product MTLRFFNYPIPVLLVTLGFFAVPFLNFFAIAALYDLDLDHFSMILSRIQPWQYVLSGFSAIIAYGLISKKKFGYYLFLCFSFLILTYNVWMVFSLTLGKKIFLAGIRIHTSDVIWNMVITTVLLGIVFYFLRREIAAPYLSGKRRGWRTKYRETHPIPFHWTNADGEREGDGQTINISRNGILIPMTEHHFLKVGDPINLLLKLEKENREPVSISVQAKIVRIDKESDGSEIAGVQLSFLINQREEKQIYETFLARVFAPRYPVSNPVNFSGKDNKISQGTLLNVSMEGLYIETSSVLDQDQICNVKIQTRSGDISVGGVVRWSNPQGKYGKPSGFGIQIDSIENKNLFRIWIWKQRFKLFHGR is encoded by the coding sequence GTGACTTTGCGGTTCTTCAACTACCCCATCCCTGTTCTATTGGTGACTCTCGGTTTTTTTGCGGTGCCATTCCTCAATTTCTTTGCGATCGCCGCTTTATACGATTTGGATCTGGATCACTTTAGTATGATCCTTTCCAGAATCCAACCATGGCAGTACGTACTCTCTGGGTTCAGTGCCATCATTGCCTATGGCCTCATCTCCAAAAAGAAATTTGGATACTATTTGTTCTTATGTTTTAGTTTTCTCATCCTCACTTACAATGTTTGGATGGTATTTTCTCTCACACTTGGTAAGAAGATTTTCCTAGCTGGGATTCGCATTCATACATCCGACGTAATCTGGAATATGGTGATCACCACAGTTTTACTCGGGATTGTTTTTTATTTTTTACGTAGAGAAATTGCGGCACCTTACTTGAGTGGAAAACGTCGGGGTTGGAGAACGAAATACCGCGAAACCCATCCCATCCCCTTCCATTGGACCAATGCTGATGGAGAACGTGAAGGTGATGGCCAAACCATCAATATTTCTCGTAACGGAATCCTCATTCCCATGACGGAACATCACTTTTTAAAAGTGGGAGATCCCATCAACCTACTCTTAAAATTGGAAAAAGAAAATAGAGAACCTGTATCCATCTCTGTCCAAGCAAAGATTGTTCGTATCGATAAAGAAAGTGACGGATCAGAAATTGCAGGTGTACAACTATCTTTTTTAATCAACCAAAGAGAAGAGAAACAAATCTACGAAACTTTTTTGGCAAGGGTATTTGCACCAAGATATCCAGTCTCCAACCCGGTAAACTTTTCAGGAAAGGACAACAAAATCAGCCAAGGAACCTTACTTAACGTTTCTATGGAAGGATTGTATATTGAAACCAGTTCGGTTCTAGACCAAGACCAAATTTGTAACGTAAAAATTCAAACTAGATCTGGAGATATTTCCGTAGGTGGAGTGGTACGTTGGTCGAACCCACAAGGGAAGTATGGAAAACCAAGTGGATTTGGAATTCAAATTGATTCTATCGAAAACAAAAACCTATTTCGAATTTGGATTTGGAAACAACGTTTTAAATTATTCCACGGGCGGTAG
- a CDS encoding 2-C-methyl-D-erythritol 4-phosphate cytidylyltransferase produces the protein MNNLYVVLLAGGTGTRMGTEVPKQFLKVRGESLLRHSVKRFRKFGLTKSITIVSHPDWILETEKELDDLLEANDRIVPGGESRHLSTLCGLESISYDTKDIFFIHDVARPNFKQKELYQLVEQTRIFGTATIVGKSTESLVRVRIHQNYTEEPLKRDEVYAVKTPQTIAGFMIKELLLEGLSSDIRQHPTDLCTWMGKRKVGIVETDHHNIKVTSPGDAELADSLFWEELPPVE, from the coding sequence ATGAACAATTTGTATGTTGTCCTACTGGCAGGTGGGACAGGAACTCGTATGGGAACAGAAGTTCCCAAACAGTTTTTGAAAGTGAGAGGTGAGTCCCTGCTTCGACATTCGGTCAAACGGTTTCGAAAATTTGGACTTACAAAATCGATTACGATTGTATCCCATCCTGATTGGATTTTAGAAACAGAAAAAGAACTGGATGATTTGTTGGAAGCGAATGATCGGATCGTTCCCGGAGGGGAGAGTCGTCATCTGTCTACGTTATGTGGATTGGAATCAATTTCTTACGATACAAAGGATATTTTTTTCATCCATGATGTGGCACGTCCTAATTTTAAACAAAAAGAACTCTATCAGTTAGTGGAACAAACTAGGATTTTTGGTACTGCCACCATTGTAGGAAAATCTACGGAGAGTTTGGTGCGGGTTCGTATACACCAAAACTATACAGAAGAACCATTAAAACGAGACGAAGTGTATGCCGTAAAAACCCCACAAACGATTGCCGGTTTTATGATTAAAGAACTTTTGTTAGAGGGACTTTCTTCTGATATAAGGCAACACCCGACAGACCTTTGTACTTGGATGGGGAAAAGAAAAGTGGGAATTGTGGAGACAGACCACCATAACATCAAAGTCACAAGTCCCGGTGATGCAGAACTTGCAGACTCCTTGTTTTGGGAAGAACTACCGCCCGTGGAATAA
- a CDS encoding diaminopimelate decarboxylase, which translates to MTSIEKLKFLKEDQVRSLAKEFGTPIFVYSEKEIEQKCDDTLAFPNAFGLQVRYAMKANPNSNILQIMKKKGILIDASSEHEVVRALHFGFKPESIMLTSQELPKAFEELINKGVKFNACSLRQLEAFGKAFPGKAVSIRFNPGLGSGHTKKTDVGGVTSSFGVWHEKLPEVKAIVEKYKIIVEKVHTHIGSGSDPEVWKAVAKYTLEYAEAFPTVTVVSLGGGYKVGRMEDEKSTDLQKIGAPVKPQFEEFAAKHGRKLILEIEPGTYLIALCGALLTTVDDLVDTGPKGFRFMKLDAGMDSNTRPSLYGARHPLVTVKKEGGAPKSNEEYVVVGHCCESGDVFTQKEGGEPITRLMGEAEVGDYVVMEAVGAYCAGMSTKNYNSFPETAEVLLRNNGEGKLIRKREPVLEIFRNEILVVE; encoded by the coding sequence ATGACATCAATCGAAAAACTAAAGTTTTTAAAAGAAGACCAAGTAAGGTCTTTAGCAAAAGAATTCGGTACACCCATCTTTGTCTATTCCGAGAAAGAAATTGAACAAAAATGTGACGATACCTTGGCATTTCCTAATGCTTTCGGATTACAAGTCCGTTACGCCATGAAGGCAAATCCCAATTCCAATATCCTTCAAATTATGAAAAAGAAAGGCATTCTCATTGATGCTTCTTCGGAACACGAAGTAGTACGTGCCCTTCACTTTGGATTCAAACCAGAATCCATCATGCTTACCTCACAAGAACTTCCTAAGGCTTTCGAAGAACTCATTAACAAAGGAGTGAAGTTCAATGCCTGTTCCCTTCGTCAATTAGAAGCCTTTGGAAAGGCATTTCCAGGGAAGGCCGTTTCCATTCGTTTCAATCCAGGACTTGGCTCTGGACATACAAAAAAAACGGATGTCGGAGGGGTCACTTCTTCCTTTGGGGTTTGGCATGAAAAATTGCCTGAAGTGAAAGCCATAGTCGAAAAATACAAAATCATAGTCGAAAAAGTCCACACTCATATTGGTTCCGGAAGTGATCCTGAGGTTTGGAAAGCAGTCGCAAAGTATACCTTGGAATATGCAGAAGCTTTTCCAACGGTAACCGTAGTCAGTCTCGGTGGTGGTTATAAAGTAGGTCGTATGGAAGATGAAAAATCAACCGACTTACAAAAGATTGGTGCTCCCGTAAAACCGCAATTTGAAGAATTTGCTGCAAAACATGGAAGAAAACTCATTTTAGAAATCGAGCCAGGTACCTACTTGATCGCACTTTGTGGGGCACTTCTCACCACAGTAGATGATTTGGTAGACACAGGTCCTAAAGGATTTCGATTTATGAAACTGGATGCAGGTATGGATTCAAACACCAGACCTTCGTTATACGGTGCAAGACATCCTCTTGTCACAGTGAAAAAAGAGGGTGGGGCTCCAAAATCAAACGAAGAATATGTGGTTGTGGGGCATTGTTGTGAGTCAGGGGATGTGTTCACTCAAAAAGAAGGGGGAGAACCGATCACTCGTCTTATGGGAGAAGCAGAAGTTGGTGACTATGTAGTGATGGAAGCGGTAGGTGCTTATTGTGCTGGAATGTCCACAAAGAACTACAATAGTTTTCCTGAGACCGCGGAAGTTTTACTTCGTAATAACGGAGAAGGAAAATTGATTCGTAAAAGAGAACCAGTTTTGGAAATCTTTAGAAACGAAATCCTCGTTGTCGAATGA
- a CDS encoding zinc dependent phospholipase C family protein encodes MAGKITHIEALSQVKKHLEHGNATQRRIAALLSRPDVASYANLGAVAPDIFYFYHVLQPKRTKKAAFFGDLAHHHRVAELILSFLDQVHDTEMGLYRDRFLAFTLGYICHCVVDIQTHPYIFYISGDYYNNDKKISYQAQVNHMKVEFGLDTLLINHRWGMSAKEYDFPQYIDIRHRTVGIKNKMDPVLWNFWLQSIKETYPTEFASSYLGSEKKIIPGDILNESYLGFYRFTSTLDSRSALMRGLVSVVDTLTFHKYNASVLMLPTLETINPKIMNDEKREWFYPADPKRKFNDSFIELLNQASQASKEILTRAYEYSFSPESRSKILESLGGYNLDTGLRYHGVDHMKEFSPLV; translated from the coding sequence ATGGCAGGAAAGATTACACATATCGAAGCTCTCTCCCAAGTGAAAAAACATTTGGAACATGGAAATGCGACCCAACGTCGTATCGCCGCTCTACTCTCGCGCCCAGATGTTGCCTCCTATGCCAACCTAGGTGCAGTTGCTCCCGACATTTTTTACTTCTATCACGTGTTACAACCCAAACGAACAAAAAAAGCGGCATTCTTTGGTGACCTGGCACACCACCACCGTGTGGCAGAACTCATCCTTAGTTTTTTGGATCAGGTTCATGATACAGAGATGGGACTTTACCGTGACCGGTTTCTTGCGTTTACTTTAGGATACATTTGTCACTGCGTGGTAGACATCCAAACCCATCCTTATATCTTTTATATCTCCGGGGATTATTATAATAACGATAAAAAAATTTCTTACCAAGCTCAGGTAAACCATATGAAGGTGGAGTTTGGACTGGATACCCTTCTCATCAACCACAGGTGGGGAATGAGTGCCAAAGAATATGACTTCCCCCAATACATTGATATCCGCCACAGAACCGTTGGAATTAAAAACAAAATGGATCCGGTACTTTGGAATTTTTGGTTACAATCCATCAAAGAAACATATCCGACAGAGTTTGCCTCTTCTTACCTAGGCTCCGAAAAAAAAATCATTCCGGGTGATATCCTCAATGAATCCTATTTAGGTTTTTACCGATTTACATCCACCTTGGATTCGAGAAGTGCCCTGATGCGAGGCCTAGTGAGTGTAGTGGATACACTGACCTTTCATAAATACAATGCCAGTGTATTGATGTTACCCACACTTGAAACCATCAATCCCAAGATTATGAACGATGAAAAGAGGGAATGGTTCTATCCGGCCGATCCAAAAAGAAAGTTCAACGATTCGTTTATTGAACTTTTGAACCAAGCAAGCCAAGCTAGCAAAGAAATTTTAACGAGAGCCTACGAATATAGTTTTTCTCCGGAAAGCAGATCGAAAATTCTGGAATCTCTCGGTGGATATAATTTGGATACTGGTCTCCGTTACCACGGAGTCGACCATATGAAGGAATTTTCTCCACTCGTTTGA
- a CDS encoding penicillin-binding protein 1A, producing the protein MKQEPVGLFEKYFIIWFRIVTERIWTGDKKLKNTAIAIVAFGALNVFLLTGSIKDFFRLKEAAVYDIPSTLYGIGDKGDYEPIAEYYKFSRIPVRLEQLKPEGTPLSPDNRNKVIQCFLSTEDNSFYSHNGIDLKGIARAFVVNIMAGRVKEGASTITQQVARLKFLSIERSIARKAREAWLAILLELVYPKDKILEVYLNEIPLGHGTIGVGAASRFYFRKEVQDISWGEAAILASLTTRPTQFSPIVNPVSSLNKVRVVFRKLVENGRMTVADAEKEYAALEEYYTNLNRSPNDSAFSDRLNRFPYVTEYIRKNLIRSIGSGRLYNGGLKIYSTIQIRHQEEAEKALLPALQRQTLESNQRAFRNIDAFDDLYGSGYSLIADLYDLPDFKFHISRTERTFSSAYQEDIRDEFSALNLLTGDDFLGDLIDKNYTSQTTKDHLLPVEGSLIAIRPDTGYITALVGGSGFRSDNQQIRPFQAFRQPGSAFKPILYAAAMDYSGKNPDPEKNVTPATLFADSPLQYLMEDGDEWAPENYSSEYSGFILLRKALEQSKNSVAVRVLEQVGLSHLMDSLRGLLQLTGRDIPYNFSVSLGSFELTPYELTRAYAALASGGKTVNPISVLYVEDNAGKVIKDFRKDYEDVERKQIISKEAAFLITSMMKDVVEEGTGRGVLSYGLGRKAYGKTGTTNNFRDAWFVGYTPELVTSVWFGYDVGTISLGRGMTGGKLAAPVWGRFMARALEREPHTDFPWLSEVKVTKKTVCRMSGKLPSNQCHDLFEEYFIPQTAPKDVCNDHGSSWNVVETKSNAPTTTVVHSEKKKTEKVEKLPATTKPPKRKKSVFSGDEEIDY; encoded by the coding sequence ATGAAACAAGAACCCGTTGGGCTCTTTGAAAAGTATTTTATCATTTGGTTTCGGATTGTCACAGAACGAATCTGGACTGGAGACAAAAAATTAAAAAACACTGCCATAGCAATCGTTGCTTTTGGCGCCTTGAATGTTTTTTTACTCACCGGGTCCATCAAAGACTTCTTTCGTTTGAAGGAAGCTGCGGTTTATGACATTCCTTCCACTTTGTATGGAATTGGTGACAAAGGGGATTACGAACCCATTGCAGAATATTATAAGTTTTCCCGTATCCCTGTTCGTTTAGAACAACTCAAACCAGAAGGCACTCCACTCTCTCCAGATAACAGAAACAAGGTCATTCAATGTTTTTTATCCACCGAAGATAACTCTTTTTATTCTCATAATGGGATCGATTTAAAAGGGATTGCTCGTGCCTTTGTAGTCAACATCATGGCTGGGCGAGTGAAAGAAGGTGCTTCCACCATCACACAACAAGTAGCACGACTCAAATTTTTATCCATTGAAAGATCCATTGCAAGAAAAGCTCGCGAAGCTTGGCTCGCCATCTTACTAGAATTAGTTTATCCTAAAGACAAAATTCTAGAAGTTTATTTAAACGAAATTCCTCTGGGGCACGGAACGATTGGCGTTGGTGCTGCTTCCAGGTTTTATTTTCGAAAGGAAGTCCAAGATATAAGTTGGGGAGAGGCAGCTATTCTTGCAAGTCTCACCACAAGGCCTACACAGTTTAGTCCCATTGTGAATCCCGTATCCAGTTTAAACAAAGTAAGGGTCGTCTTCCGTAAGTTAGTAGAAAATGGAAGGATGACTGTTGCCGATGCGGAAAAAGAATACGCAGCCCTCGAAGAATATTATACCAATCTCAATCGTTCTCCAAACGATTCTGCGTTTTCCGATAGACTGAATCGTTTCCCTTATGTAACAGAGTACATACGAAAAAACTTAATTCGTTCCATTGGTTCTGGCCGTTTGTATAATGGTGGACTTAAAATTTATTCCACAATCCAAATCCGTCACCAAGAGGAAGCAGAAAAAGCACTTCTTCCTGCCTTACAAAGACAAACATTAGAATCCAACCAAAGAGCTTTCCGAAACATCGATGCTTTTGATGATTTATACGGAAGTGGATATTCTTTAATTGCCGATTTATATGACCTACCTGATTTTAAATTTCATATTTCAAGGACAGAACGTACGTTTTCTTCTGCTTACCAAGAAGACATACGCGATGAATTCTCCGCTCTGAATTTATTAACTGGTGATGATTTTTTAGGTGATTTGATCGATAAAAACTACACTTCACAAACGACAAAAGACCATCTCCTTCCTGTAGAAGGTTCACTGATTGCCATTCGGCCCGATACCGGATATATCACCGCCCTTGTGGGTGGTTCCGGATTTCGTTCGGACAACCAGCAGATCCGACCCTTCCAAGCCTTTCGCCAACCGGGTTCTGCTTTTAAACCCATTCTTTATGCAGCAGCCATGGACTACTCTGGCAAAAATCCGGACCCAGAAAAAAATGTAACACCGGCCACTCTATTTGCGGATTCCCCTCTTCAATATTTGATGGAAGATGGGGATGAGTGGGCACCTGAAAACTATAGTAGCGAATATTCTGGTTTTATTTTGTTACGAAAAGCATTGGAACAATCCAAAAACTCCGTGGCCGTTCGAGTATTGGAACAAGTAGGACTTTCCCACCTAATGGATAGTTTACGAGGACTTTTGCAGCTAACTGGTCGAGACATTCCTTATAACTTTAGTGTTTCCCTTGGATCTTTTGAACTCACACCTTATGAACTCACAAGAGCTTATGCAGCCCTTGCCTCTGGCGGGAAAACTGTAAATCCTATCTCTGTATTGTATGTTGAAGACAATGCAGGAAAGGTCATCAAAGACTTTCGCAAAGACTACGAAGATGTAGAACGCAAACAGATCATTTCCAAAGAAGCTGCCTTTCTCATCACCTCTATGATGAAGGACGTGGTGGAGGAAGGAACGGGACGTGGGGTTTTGTCCTATGGACTGGGCCGCAAAGCTTATGGAAAAACAGGAACGACAAACAACTTTCGAGATGCATGGTTTGTGGGTTACACACCGGAGCTTGTGACTTCCGTCTGGTTCGGGTATGATGTGGGAACCATCTCTCTCGGACGTGGGATGACTGGCGGAAAATTGGCAGCCCCTGTTTGGGGAAGGTTTATGGCAAGGGCTCTTGAACGAGAACCTCATACTGACTTTCCTTGGCTTTCCGAGGTAAAAGTTACGAAAAAGACTGTCTGTCGTATGTCTGGCAAACTCCCGAGTAACCAATGCCACGACCTCTTTGAAGAGTATTTTATCCCACAAACAGCTCCTAAGGACGTTTGTAATGACCATGGTTCTTCTTGGAACGTGGTAGAAACGAAATCAAACGCTCCTACAACGACTGTTGTGCATTCAGAAAAGAAAAAAACGGAAAAAGTAGAAAAACTCCCCGCAACAACCAAACCACCGAAGCGAAAAAAATCGGTCTTTAGCGGAGATGAGGAAATCGACTACTAA
- a CDS encoding bactofilin family protein has product MAIGKDSINSVIGPGSIFEGKFYIAGSLRIDGKFEGDIKTEDALVIGETGKVKTNISAREVIVSGTLIGNIKAENEVKLEGTGRMLGDITAPYLELQKGVVAKGNITITGGQKKDVRKIVEESFGGIKSLDTKD; this is encoded by the coding sequence ATGGCAATAGGTAAGGATTCCATCAATAGCGTTATCGGACCAGGGTCGATATTTGAAGGTAAGTTTTATATCGCAGGTTCACTCAGAATCGATGGAAAATTCGAAGGTGATATTAAAACTGAAGATGCACTCGTTATCGGAGAAACCGGTAAAGTTAAAACCAACATCAGCGCAAGAGAAGTCATTGTATCAGGTACCCTCATCGGAAACATCAAAGCCGAAAACGAAGTCAAACTTGAAGGTACAGGACGTATGTTAGGTGATATTACAGCTCCTTACTTAGAACTTCAGAAAGGTGTAGTAGCAAAAGGAAATATAACAATCACTGGCGGCCAAAAAAAGGACGTTCGTAAGATTGTGGAAGAGTCCTTTGGCGGTATTAAATCCTTAGATACCAAGGATTAA
- a CDS encoding M23 family metallopeptidase translates to MLLRSPEKSTIGKHVLRWGNVNVIQVSPGKYFYNLQSQSSVLHGTIDLNRKRYRILPLLISSFILAFFLSVLVDKQTYEESLMEKEFLSMSTEVEENDVKDKEAKLADAKYLQETEDKKMAILRSADLDALADNKNKKLKVTQYKVKKNETLSDIARRFKVSAESIAGSSGINPEVSILPGQTLNIPNKQGLVYKLKKGDTLAKVADYYKVKIDDIYSENQLEDYDLFKSGQKVFLPGAVIPETGPVWRIPVVSKVITSGWGTRSYPQYKFHMALDLRANYESVYAARKGKVTYSGWMGGYGNAIILTHDDSYQTLYAHNSKLFVKEGDYVSAGKVISRSGCTGYCFGPHLHFEVIKDGKNVNPTKIIKGFSYK, encoded by the coding sequence ATGCTACTTCGATCTCCAGAAAAGTCTACGATCGGTAAGCATGTGTTACGCTGGGGAAACGTAAATGTAATTCAAGTTTCTCCAGGTAAGTACTTTTATAATCTCCAATCACAATCTAGTGTTCTTCATGGAACAATTGATCTCAACCGAAAACGGTATCGGATACTTCCCCTTCTCATTTCATCTTTTATCTTAGCTTTCTTTTTATCCGTCCTTGTAGACAAACAAACTTATGAAGAAAGTTTGATGGAAAAAGAGTTCCTTAGTATGTCCACCGAGGTAGAAGAAAACGACGTTAAAGACAAAGAAGCAAAACTAGCCGACGCAAAATACCTACAAGAAACAGAAGATAAAAAAATGGCCATCCTCCGTTCGGCTGATTTGGATGCCTTGGCTGATAATAAAAACAAAAAATTAAAAGTCACTCAGTACAAAGTGAAAAAGAACGAAACTCTTTCGGACATTGCTCGTAGGTTCAAAGTTTCTGCCGAATCCATTGCAGGAAGTTCAGGAATAAATCCAGAAGTTTCCATCCTTCCTGGACAAACTCTAAACATTCCCAACAAACAAGGATTAGTTTACAAATTAAAAAAAGGTGATACACTTGCCAAAGTAGCAGATTACTACAAAGTCAAAATTGATGATATTTATTCCGAAAACCAATTGGAAGATTATGATTTATTCAAATCAGGCCAAAAGGTTTTCCTACCAGGAGCTGTGATCCCAGAAACAGGTCCTGTTTGGAGAATTCCTGTTGTATCAAAAGTCATCACATCAGGTTGGGGAACAAGATCCTACCCTCAATATAAATTCCATATGGCACTCGACTTACGGGCCAATTATGAATCGGTCTACGCAGCAAGAAAAGGAAAAGTTACTTATTCCGGTTGGATGGGTGGGTATGGTAATGCGATCATTCTCACTCATGATGATAGTTACCAAACTTTGTATGCTCATAACTCCAAACTCTTTGTCAAAGAAGGTGATTATGTGAGTGCAGGCAAAGTCATTTCGCGTTCTGGTTGCACTGGATATTGTTTTGGTCCCCACCTCCACTTTGAAGTCATCAAAGATGGAAAAAACGTAAACCCAACAAAAATCATCAAAGGATTTTCATACAAATAA
- a CDS encoding alpha/beta hydrolase: MNLVKNNKKHSIFLIFLLVLLNSLFSCTTKIGEQINKRIVDPFDETKILNVHFVTTRREMTMKDNCDPLSFGFITDINPHYGICLVNIPSKHIIGDISLDNAQDKNQFFQFKGRINTDDKEFLSKIKSSASNEVLVFVHGFNVNFDEAVLRAGQIKYDLKFPGEVVVYSWPAGADAGLLGQVMVKSTYDLNFTEAKINREPFAKFLTDITGLGKKIHLVVHSMGHQVVLPSVATLAKQGKNKFLSELILNAPDFDKNEFEFILSDLTKSSERITLYCSPGDNALVASQKVNGAPRAGMCFKYSGVDVINVNEVDDPVFGVGGLGHGYYSSRPILTDIYQVLLGVSVERRLFIRKSGPKNGENFVLRK, translated from the coding sequence ATGAACCTAGTAAAAAACAACAAAAAACATTCAATTTTCCTAATATTCCTTCTTGTTTTATTAAACTCACTTTTCTCTTGTACAACAAAAATTGGCGAACAAATTAACAAACGAATTGTAGATCCTTTTGATGAGACCAAAATTCTAAATGTACATTTTGTCACAACTCGCAGAGAAATGACAATGAAGGACAATTGTGATCCACTCAGTTTTGGATTCATTACCGACATCAATCCTCATTATGGAATCTGCTTAGTAAATATCCCCTCCAAACATATCATTGGCGATATCTCTCTCGACAATGCTCAAGACAAAAACCAATTCTTTCAATTCAAAGGGCGAATCAATACTGACGATAAAGAATTTTTATCTAAAATCAAATCCTCTGCTTCAAATGAGGTTTTAGTTTTTGTACATGGATTCAATGTCAACTTTGATGAGGCAGTTCTCCGTGCCGGACAAATCAAATACGATCTCAAGTTTCCAGGGGAAGTAGTTGTTTATTCTTGGCCAGCAGGAGCCGATGCGGGTCTTCTTGGGCAAGTAATGGTAAAATCCACTTACGACCTAAACTTCACGGAAGCAAAAATCAACCGTGAACCTTTTGCTAAATTTTTAACCGACATCACTGGACTTGGTAAAAAAATACATTTAGTCGTTCATAGTATGGGCCACCAAGTGGTGTTGCCTTCAGTTGCGACGCTCGCCAAACAAGGAAAAAACAAATTCCTTTCAGAACTTATCCTCAATGCTCCTGATTTTGATAAAAATGAATTTGAATTTATCTTAAGCGACCTGACGAAGTCTTCTGAAAGAATCACACTTTACTGTTCTCCTGGTGATAACGCACTCGTTGCTTCCCAAAAAGTCAATGGTGCCCCACGTGCAGGAATGTGTTTTAAATATTCCGGTGTAGATGTGATTAACGTTAACGAAGTGGACGATCCTGTATTTGGTGTCGGTGGACTTGGGCATGGATATTATTCTTCAAGGCCCATCCTCACCGACATCTATCAAGTGTTACTTGGTGTTTCCGTAGAAAGACGACTTTTTATCCGGAAATCAGGTCCGAAAAACGGAGAAAACTTTGTCCTTAGAAAATAA